The Anopheles coluzzii chromosome 2, AcolN3, whole genome shotgun sequence genome window below encodes:
- the LOC120948930 gene encoding zinc finger CCHC-type and RNA-binding motif-containing protein 1-like has product MNKPKLLVPDIRCTAYISNLPFDLTNIDVQKLFSKHGKIIKVTILRDKVSRKSKGVAFVLFSNAQEALDCCNACNSTEMFGRTLKASIAKDNGKSAQHAQRKQYPDKSRCYECGTEGHMSYSCPKNVLGNKTPPRKKDRKQAKRKQPNETTASFDWASDTEEGLAASLEPTTAGCTKKVKYRKSKYFSDDEELDSED; this is encoded by the exons ATGAACAAACCAAAGCTACTCGTGCCGGATATTCGATGTACTGCATACATTTCCAACCTGCCGTTCGATTTAACCAACATTGATGTGCAGAAATTATTTTCCAAACATGGAAAAATCATCAA AGTTACCATACTGCGCGATAAAGTGTCGAGAAAGAGCAAAGGGGTAGCTTTTGTGCTTTTCTCCAACGCACAGGAAGCGCTGGACTGTTGTAACGCGTGTAACAGCACGGAAATGTTTGGCCGCACACTGAAGGCAAGCATAGCCAAGGACAATGGTAAATCGGCCCAGCACGCTCAAAGAAAACAGTACCCCGACAAAAGCCGCTGCTACGAGTGCGGCACAGAGGGACACATGAGCTACAGCTGTCCCAAAAATGTGCtcggaaacaaaacacccccACGGAAAAAGGATCGAAAACaagcgaaacgaaaacaaccgaaTGAAACAACGGCTTCCTTTGATTGGGCTAGCGATACGGAAGAGGGACTTGCGGCTAGTTTAGAACCAACTACGGCCGGATGCACCAAAAAGGTAAAGTACagaaaaagcaaatatttcaGCGATGACGAAGAGCTCGATAGTGAAGATTAA